In Rutidosis leptorrhynchoides isolate AG116_Rl617_1_P2 chromosome 2, CSIRO_AGI_Rlap_v1, whole genome shotgun sequence, one genomic interval encodes:
- the LOC139891884 gene encoding uncharacterized protein, which yields MDGAMGWRIADQGWRKGPWTPVEDKLLAEYVSLHGEGRWSSISSCSGLKRNGKSCRLRWVNYLRPGLKKEQLTPQEEGIIIELHALWGNKWSTIARCLPGRTDNEIKNYWRTHFKKQEKPSKNEKKRKFDDHNSYYKDQKVKRMMNNTTTDESEESDIDMIIEQPQNILPETTINFTCPVATFMLQQQNPRVLAQDAARWWDTVADDGLWSGFMWNLDHDHPNQHRVEQPFTPCF from the exons ATGGATGGTGCGATGGGGTGGAGAATTGCGGATCAAGGATGGAGGAAGGGGCCTTGGACACCCGTAGAGGATAAGTTGCTTGCCGAATACGTTTCATTACATGGTGAGGGACGATGGAGCTCCATATCCAGTTGCTCAG GATTGAAGAGAAATGGGAAGAGTTGTAGGTTGAGATGGGTGAACTACTTAAGGCCAGGCCTTAAGAAAGAACAATTAACCCCGCAAGAGGAAGGCATCATAATTGAACTTCATGCTTTATGGGGAAACAA ATGGTCGACGATAGCTAGATGCTTGCCAGGACGAACGGATAATGAAATCAAAAACTACTGGAGAACTCATTTCAAGAAGCAAgaaaaaccaagtaagaacgagaaaAAGCGAAAATTTGACGATCATAATAGTTACTATAAAGACCAAAAGGTTAAGCGAATGATGAACAATACAACTACAGATGAATCAGAAGAAAGTGATATAGACATGATCATTGAACAACCCCAAAACATATTACCAGAAACCACAATTAATTTCACATGTCCAGTGGCAACTTTTATGCTACAACAACAAAATCCACGCGTGTTGGCTCAAGATGCTGCACGTTGGTGGGACACCGTAGCGGATGATGGACTATGGAGTGGGTTTATGTGGAATCTAGACCATGATCATCCAAATCAACATAGGGTTGAACAACCATTTACTCCATGTTTTTGA